One window of Treponema denticola genomic DNA carries:
- the aroA gene encoding 3-phosphoshikimate 1-carboxyvinyltransferase, which translates to MILKIKKSKPVSSLPIEVPPSKSHSMRALVLASFAEGSSQIKNLLMSGDTKTAISVFESLGVRFKIEQKTNFSADINVFPSKEGLKKRIEKQKPIKIDAGNSGTLFYFLGSILSLMSSDFILTGDSSILKRPVKPLIEIYEELGLKYEFLESFEKAPIRVLGGQFLIKDFEEKKICLEGDFSQVVSGLLLGAGLLDFPLQINLKRAGELPYLKMTLHWLKTCGIELDVSDDFKTFKITGGQKILSFSASIPADWSSAAFPIVLALITASTISIKNIDINDVQGDARIVKVLKEMNADIRFEEESQTLKIFPSSLKGGTFDCSDIPDAVPALSAIACFAKGETLLKNIEICRYKECDRLSVISSELKKLGADITEGRDFLRIRGNAGKNLRPAAVDSHKDHRIAMMLTVMGFGIDDKDGTVFTLKNAECFDISYPSFLEDIKKIRLTFSF; encoded by the coding sequence ATGATTTTAAAGATTAAAAAATCAAAACCTGTATCTTCATTACCGATAGAGGTTCCGCCCTCGAAGAGTCATTCAATGAGAGCTCTTGTTTTGGCATCTTTTGCCGAAGGTTCTTCTCAAATAAAAAATCTCCTGATGAGCGGAGACACAAAAACGGCTATATCGGTATTTGAATCTTTAGGTGTAAGATTCAAAATAGAACAAAAAACTAATTTCTCTGCCGATATAAATGTTTTTCCTTCGAAAGAAGGTTTAAAAAAAAGAATCGAAAAACAAAAGCCGATAAAAATTGACGCAGGAAATTCCGGCACTCTTTTTTACTTTTTAGGTTCCATTCTTTCTTTAATGTCTTCCGATTTTATTTTAACCGGAGATTCATCGATTTTAAAGCGTCCTGTAAAGCCCTTAATCGAAATTTATGAGGAGTTAGGTTTAAAATACGAATTTCTTGAGAGTTTTGAAAAAGCACCCATACGGGTTTTAGGAGGACAATTTTTAATCAAAGACTTTGAAGAAAAAAAAATCTGTCTTGAGGGAGATTTTTCACAGGTTGTAAGCGGTCTCCTGCTTGGAGCCGGTTTACTCGATTTTCCTTTACAAATAAATTTAAAAAGGGCAGGGGAGCTTCCCTATTTAAAGATGACCCTTCATTGGCTTAAAACTTGCGGTATTGAATTAGACGTTTCAGACGACTTTAAAACTTTTAAAATTACGGGAGGTCAAAAGATTTTAAGTTTTTCGGCAAGTATTCCGGCCGACTGGTCTAGTGCTGCCTTTCCCATTGTCTTAGCCCTGATTACGGCTTCAACTATCAGCATAAAAAACATAGATATAAATGATGTTCAAGGAGATGCGAGGATAGTAAAAGTCTTAAAAGAGATGAATGCGGATATCCGCTTTGAAGAGGAATCGCAAACTCTTAAAATTTTTCCTTCAAGTTTAAAGGGCGGAACCTTTGACTGTTCCGATATTCCCGATGCTGTTCCGGCTCTTTCTGCTATAGCCTGTTTTGCAAAAGGCGAAACTCTTTTAAAAAATATAGAAATCTGCCGTTATAAGGAGTGTGATAGACTTTCAGTAATTTCCTCGGAACTAAAAAAACTTGGGGCAGATATTACTGAGGGAAGGGATTTTTTGCGTATAAGAGGAAACGCAGGTAAAAATCTAAGGCCTGCTGCTGTTGATTCTCATAAAGATCACCGCATAGCTATGATGCTTACCGTTATGGGTTTTGGTATCGATGATAAAGATGGGACTGTGTTTACCCTAAAAAACGCCGAATGTTTCGATATAAGTTATCCGTCTTTTTTAGAAGATATAAAAAAGATACGGTTGACTTTTTCTTTTTAA
- a CDS encoding tetratricopeptide repeat protein, with amino-acid sequence MERLKLYFSYFKNKILKKYEDKKAQSVIDTEEIKEEIWAADFSKKVKARFIEETGDGYQSLFEGNPDGKHSYSLELKRKHLYAWALNPLFRYKDFVLDAEIELPVFTDNFFPEENTSAGYCAAGFVFRHISDKAFYSLLISDKGWIRLEAVVNSTPMPILGWTKPLTDADSSKFKIKLICAATSITVLVNNTWLGKFDSDIVQAAGKIGFAGQNWETYPKVKFYLNEFKIISQPILVENTDSAANNPDAISPEAYINLASTYYAMGQYVAAIYQIKQAWKLREPTIQDHILAGRIYFAQRLNEEAEKEFLSALDIEHDNYEIMAELAGLYYQSGNMKKLGDILKSIPNDEIEKSVLLCSLKGHFLNSQGEHEKSAAFYAKAFELKPDQGLLKYNEANELNLAEKKAEAVDSYVEAGKLFLASEEYNEMADVINALERIAPEDERTWALSGKFYYAVDNKWEAKLNFKKLCDAKTSDSTIWYLYGLLIHDENPEEAIKFFKKACKLGPEHGLYHFRLAESLYLIGEDCSVPLLEAEALEPNNGWVFNLKALCAIDEDAFFDAQIEIEKARKMLPDEIVILENYVEVMRLQGRLTECAPLFDIEAGTADLAAERNRAEAFHIYANALFFDEQYDEADIWYQKALKLKPVDPVLLTDKAENSIQIGYLNDADGLLVKAMDIEPTERIYRLIALLAVKKGDHARAEVSLRQAIEEFGESEVLLFDLTNLYIQTNRKEKAKETIKLLTGCDDQERLKELKALLKK; translated from the coding sequence ATGGAAAGACTTAAATTATATTTTTCTTATTTTAAGAACAAGATTCTAAAAAAGTATGAGGATAAAAAAGCTCAGTCGGTAATAGACACGGAAGAAATCAAAGAAGAAATATGGGCAGCCGATTTTTCTAAAAAGGTAAAAGCTCGTTTTATCGAAGAAACAGGAGACGGATATCAGTCCTTGTTTGAAGGAAACCCTGACGGTAAACATTCTTATTCTTTGGAGCTAAAGCGTAAACATCTTTATGCTTGGGCCTTAAACCCTTTATTTCGATATAAGGATTTTGTGCTTGATGCCGAAATTGAACTTCCTGTTTTTACAGATAACTTCTTTCCTGAAGAAAATACAAGTGCGGGCTATTGTGCTGCAGGCTTTGTCTTTAGGCACATAAGCGATAAGGCCTTTTATTCACTTCTTATTTCCGATAAGGGATGGATAAGGCTTGAAGCTGTTGTTAATTCTACTCCCATGCCTATCCTAGGCTGGACAAAGCCCTTAACCGATGCCGATAGCTCAAAATTTAAAATAAAATTAATCTGTGCGGCAACAAGTATAACGGTTCTTGTAAACAATACTTGGTTAGGTAAATTCGATTCCGATATTGTTCAAGCCGCCGGAAAAATCGGCTTTGCAGGGCAAAACTGGGAAACCTACCCTAAGGTCAAATTTTACTTAAACGAGTTTAAAATTATTTCTCAACCAATTCTTGTAGAAAATACCGATTCTGCCGCCAATAATCCGGATGCAATTTCTCCTGAAGCCTATATTAACCTTGCTTCAACCTATTATGCTATGGGGCAATATGTTGCAGCCATCTACCAGATAAAACAGGCATGGAAACTCCGTGAACCCACTATTCAAGATCATATTTTAGCCGGAAGAATATATTTTGCCCAGCGTTTAAATGAGGAGGCTGAAAAAGAATTTTTATCGGCTCTTGATATTGAACACGATAATTATGAAATAATGGCCGAGCTTGCCGGCCTTTACTATCAATCCGGCAATATGAAAAAATTGGGAGATATTCTAAAAAGTATTCCGAATGACGAAATTGAAAAGTCGGTACTTCTTTGCTCTTTAAAGGGGCATTTTTTAAATTCCCAAGGGGAACATGAAAAATCGGCCGCCTTTTATGCAAAGGCCTTTGAGCTAAAACCAGATCAGGGCTTATTAAAATACAATGAAGCAAACGAGTTGAATCTTGCGGAAAAAAAAGCTGAGGCCGTCGACTCTTATGTTGAAGCCGGAAAACTCTTCTTGGCTTCCGAAGAATATAACGAAATGGCCGATGTAATAAATGCCCTTGAGCGCATTGCTCCTGAGGATGAGCGTACCTGGGCTTTAAGCGGTAAATTCTATTATGCTGTAGATAACAAATGGGAAGCTAAGCTTAATTTTAAAAAACTATGTGATGCAAAGACAAGTGACTCTACAATATGGTATTTGTACGGTCTTCTTATTCATGATGAAAATCCTGAAGAAGCTATTAAATTCTTTAAAAAGGCTTGTAAGCTTGGGCCTGAACACGGGCTTTATCATTTCCGCTTGGCGGAGTCCTTGTATTTAATAGGAGAGGACTGTTCTGTTCCTCTTTTAGAGGCTGAAGCCCTTGAGCCTAATAACGGATGGGTTTTTAATTTAAAAGCTCTTTGTGCTATTGATGAAGATGCCTTTTTTGATGCTCAGATAGAAATTGAAAAAGCCCGAAAGATGCTCCCCGATGAGATAGTTATTTTGGAAAACTATGTAGAAGTTATGCGTCTTCAAGGCCGCTTAACAGAATGTGCACCTCTTTTTGACATAGAGGCGGGAACCGCCGATTTGGCAGCTGAAAGAAATAGGGCCGAAGCCTTTCATATTTATGCAAATGCCTTGTTCTTTGATGAGCAATATGATGAAGCCGATATTTGGTATCAAAAGGCATTAAAGCTTAAACCCGTAGATCCCGTTCTTCTAACCGATAAGGCCGAAAACTCAATACAGATAGGCTACCTAAATGATGCTGACGGCCTTTTGGTTAAAGCTATGGATATAGAACCTACGGAAAGAATATACAGGCTTATTGCTCTTCTTGCGGTAAAAAAAGGCGACCACGCCCGTGCAGAAGTCAGCTTAAGACAAGCTATCGAAGAATTCGGTGAAAGCGAGGTGCTTTTATTCGATCTTACAAACCTTTATATTCAAACAAACCGTAAAGAAAAGGCTAAGGAAACGATAAAGCTTTTAACCGGTTGTGACGACCAAGAACGCCTAAAGGAACTTAAAGCTCTTTTAAAAAAATGA
- a CDS encoding ABC transporter ATP-binding protein, translating into MIEISNVSKAYGSSKTKAVDCISVNVKNGEIFGFLGPNGAGKTTTIKMITGILNPDSGSIIVDGVNIAEDPMEAKRRIGYVTDNPELFSQLKAAEYLNFIGDVYGVSADVRQERIERYTKLFGINEALNGSIGSFSHGMKQKLLVTGSLLSDPPIWILDEPMVGLDPKSAFSLKEIMRERADAGKVVFFSTHVMEVAEKLCDRLAIINAGKIMFEGSLQELREQRGENASLEKLFLELVDDKHSFNLGNGEA; encoded by the coding sequence ATGATTGAAATTTCAAATGTTTCAAAGGCCTACGGCTCTTCTAAAACAAAAGCTGTAGACTGTATTTCGGTAAACGTAAAAAACGGCGAAATCTTCGGCTTTTTGGGGCCGAACGGAGCCGGAAAAACTACTACAATTAAGATGATAACCGGTATTCTTAATCCGGATTCAGGATCAATAATCGTTGACGGTGTAAATATAGCTGAAGATCCTATGGAAGCAAAGCGCAGGATAGGCTATGTTACCGATAACCCCGAGCTTTTTTCTCAGTTAAAAGCTGCAGAATACTTAAATTTTATAGGGGACGTTTATGGGGTATCTGCCGATGTAAGACAAGAAAGAATAGAGAGATACACTAAACTTTTCGGAATAAATGAGGCCTTAAACGGGAGCATAGGAAGTTTTTCTCACGGAATGAAGCAAAAACTTTTGGTTACCGGAAGCCTCTTATCGGACCCTCCTATTTGGATTTTGGATGAGCCCATGGTAGGTTTGGATCCTAAATCCGCCTTTTCCTTAAAAGAAATTATGAGAGAAAGAGCCGATGCCGGAAAGGTTGTTTTCTTTTCTACCCATGTTATGGAAGTGGCAGAAAAACTTTGCGACAGGCTTGCAATTATAAATGCCGGTAAAATTATGTTTGAAGGTTCTTTGCAGGAGTTGAGGGAACAAAGAGGAGAAAATGCTTCTCTTGAAAAGCTTTTTTTAGAACTCGTTGACGATAAACATTCTTTTAATTTGGGAAACGGGGAAGCTTAA
- a CDS encoding formylglycine-generating enzyme family protein, whose product MKQTNLKPKSKFLNRAVSFTVLLLAVSLFIGCPNGSSVVAILEGEGITPAVKNHTYTVDGVEFKMISIAAKTDASLGDDKRVDNKTHIISLSAYYIGETEVTQKLWHTVMVNNPSNFNKDDITQGERQDWRPVEYVTWYQAIAFCNELTKKVNGLGEAECVYYSDEDFNMVYTKEDADSKKTPYQKMSKKGFRLPTEAEWEWAAKGGTDYKWPGTSSDYFFINYAWYDLNSLRKTHEVKLKKPNDYGLYDMSGNVWEWCWDCYEHINITGKKFPQDYSGPSLNNDKRVKRGGGYEDDALQCIIVLRSYDMPDHKFRNIGFRLVCRP is encoded by the coding sequence ATGAAACAAACTAATTTGAAACCTAAGAGTAAATTCTTAAATCGGGCAGTATCTTTTACTGTCCTGTTGTTGGCTGTGAGCCTTTTTATCGGTTGTCCGAATGGTTCAAGCGTAGTTGCAATCTTGGAAGGAGAGGGCATAACTCCTGCGGTTAAAAATCATACCTATACTGTAGATGGAGTGGAATTTAAGATGATAAGTATAGCCGCCAAAACTGACGCATCCTTAGGCGATGATAAGCGTGTTGATAACAAAACTCACATTATAAGTTTAAGTGCTTACTACATAGGAGAAACTGAGGTAACGCAGAAATTGTGGCATACAGTGATGGTAAACAATCCGAGTAATTTTAATAAAGACGATATTACTCAAGGGGAAAGACAGGATTGGCGTCCGGTAGAGTATGTAACCTGGTATCAAGCAATAGCCTTTTGTAATGAACTTACTAAAAAAGTAAATGGTCTTGGAGAAGCTGAATGTGTGTATTACAGTGATGAAGATTTTAATATGGTTTATACAAAGGAAGATGCTGATTCTAAAAAAACGCCCTATCAAAAGATGAGTAAAAAAGGTTTTAGGCTCCCTACAGAGGCAGAATGGGAGTGGGCAGCCAAGGGTGGGACTGATTATAAATGGCCCGGAACAAGTTCAGATTATTTTTTTATAAACTACGCTTGGTACGATTTAAACAGTTTACGAAAAACCCATGAGGTAAAACTAAAAAAGCCGAATGACTATGGCTTATATGATATGTCAGGAAATGTCTGGGAGTGGTGTTGGGATTGTTATGAACACATCAATATTACAGGAAAAAAATTTCCACAAGATTATTCAGGCCCCTCGTTGAATAATGATAAACGAGTAAAGCGAGGGGGGGGCTATGAGGATGATGCTTTACAGTGCATAATAGTCTTACGAAGCTATGATATGCCTGATCACAAATTCAGAAATATTGGCTTCCGCTTGGTTTGTCGACCATAA
- a CDS encoding 2-hydroxyacyl-CoA dehydratase, translating into MNRESVLRFGIDVGSTTVKVVVLETDGTVLFSKYQRHRADIRTTIISVCELAIEAVEKKYGEDVELSLIVTGSGGLAVSHWLKIPFIQEVVASTAAVRKIIPQTDVIIELGGEDAKITYFEHANIEQRMNGTCAGGTGSFIDQMAALLETDALGLNELAKNAQTIYPIAARCGVFAKTDVQPLINEGAKREDIAASIFQAVVSQTISGLACGKPIRGKVAFLGGPLHFLDQLRHRFIETLKLKDDEIITPENSELFVAMGAALSAAGAGNLPKASSSPFQPALPLDLKKAQFKTSLKKEENKAPLIFEEEPAAKPHFIKLSQFKKDIYKIASSEMTEVQRLPPLFKNEEELESFRIRHAKEMAPSADISDASGPVFLGLDAGSTTTKAVLIDGDGKILWRFYDVNAGNPVELAVRVLKDLYKILPPKAFIARSVSTGYGESLFQAALGVDAGEVETIAHYRAAEFFLPGVDFLLDIGGQDMKCLRMKNGAISSIQLNEACSSGCGSFLDNFARSLGMSISEFATKALLAEKPVDLGTRCTVFMNSRVKQAQKEGASVGDISSGLSYSVIKNALFKVIKLRDASEVGSKVIVQGGTFNNDAVLRAFELVSGRQAVRPDVAGLMGAYGAALIAKDQWHDLQEENLSEGKIRSNIADMEGLENFKVKLDLLRCPKCPNNCLLTVNTFDISGVKRRFITGNRCERGAELDKDSGLEECSSQVSAKDHETVNKKDIPNLFDWKYKRLFKYKPIPKNDAPRGEIGIPRVLNMYENYPFWFTFFTELGFSVRISPRSTRGTYEMGLESIPSESVCYPAKIAHGHIEALLRLGVKNIFYPCIPYEKKEDEGAGNHYNCPIVTSYPEVLKNNIDVLRQDANIIYLNPFLPYYDKHRLIDRLYEELGTKFSISLEEIRNAVNAAWTEENNFKKETEEKGEEVLRLMKEKNLKGIVLAGRPYHIDPEINHGIPEMLNGLGLAVLTEDSVAHLGKIERPLRVVDQWTYHNRLYRAGNFTSTQDDLEFIQLTSFGCGLDAVTADQVQEIIESKGKMYTLIKIDEGSNLGAVRIRVRSLLAAVKERKRSRLILSKKSAAYDRIVFSKEMEKRYTILAPQMSPIHFDLIGAAISHSGYNLEILTDIDQTAVEYGLKYINNDACYPAIIVAGQMIAALKSGRYDLRTTALAITQTGGGCRATNYIGFIRRALIDAGLGFVPVIGISAQSIEKNPGFKLKLPVLHRVAQAMCLGDLLMRVLYRTRPYEKVPGSANEIYKKYAVLIKDAIKKMPAGKYKEIINGIVREFDNLPLKNIRKPRVGVVGEILVKFHPAANNDIFSTIEREGAECVVPDLLDFFLYSSISGIYQNTYLDYSFKKRLIAKLGIWVMERYRRPIKKALNKSKRFTSPESIYRLADSVDGILQLGNVTGEGWFLTAEMIELIHSGVSNIACVQPFACLPNHVTGKGMIKELRRRYPEANISAIDFDPGASEVNQLNRLKLLLANAKPGLHPDETK; encoded by the coding sequence ATGAATAGAGAGAGTGTGCTGCGATTTGGAATAGATGTCGGCTCGACTACAGTAAAGGTAGTTGTTTTGGAAACTGACGGGACGGTTTTGTTCAGTAAATATCAAAGACACAGGGCCGATATAAGGACGACTATCATATCCGTGTGCGAGCTTGCTATTGAAGCCGTCGAAAAAAAATACGGCGAAGATGTTGAGCTATCCCTCATCGTAACAGGTTCGGGAGGCCTTGCCGTATCGCACTGGCTTAAAATTCCGTTTATTCAAGAAGTCGTAGCATCTACTGCGGCTGTCCGTAAGATAATTCCTCAAACCGATGTTATTATAGAATTAGGCGGCGAAGATGCAAAGATTACCTATTTTGAGCACGCCAATATCGAACAAAGAATGAACGGAACCTGTGCAGGCGGTACGGGTTCCTTTATAGACCAGATGGCAGCCCTCTTGGAAACCGATGCTCTTGGTTTAAACGAGCTTGCAAAAAATGCTCAAACCATTTATCCGATAGCCGCCCGCTGCGGGGTCTTTGCTAAAACCGATGTTCAGCCCCTTATAAACGAGGGTGCAAAAAGAGAGGATATAGCAGCGAGTATCTTTCAAGCTGTTGTAAGTCAGACTATTTCGGGTCTTGCCTGCGGTAAACCCATCCGCGGAAAGGTGGCTTTTTTAGGAGGCCCCTTACACTTTTTAGATCAGCTAAGGCATAGGTTTATCGAAACCTTAAAACTTAAAGATGACGAAATTATCACGCCTGAAAATTCCGAGCTCTTTGTAGCCATGGGAGCGGCCCTAAGTGCTGCAGGGGCGGGTAATCTGCCTAAGGCTTCAAGTTCTCCCTTTCAGCCGGCACTTCCATTGGATCTAAAAAAGGCTCAATTTAAAACCTCCTTAAAAAAAGAAGAAAACAAAGCTCCTCTTATTTTTGAAGAAGAGCCTGCAGCTAAACCTCATTTTATAAAACTTTCTCAATTTAAAAAAGATATTTATAAGATAGCATCTTCCGAGATGACTGAGGTTCAGCGTCTTCCTCCTCTTTTTAAAAATGAAGAAGAACTTGAAAGTTTTAGAATAAGACACGCAAAGGAAATGGCTCCCTCAGCCGATATTTCCGATGCTTCGGGTCCTGTTTTTTTAGGGCTTGATGCAGGCTCAACTACAACCAAGGCCGTTTTAATCGATGGGGATGGAAAAATCCTATGGCGTTTTTATGATGTAAATGCAGGAAACCCGGTAGAGCTTGCAGTAAGGGTTTTAAAAGACCTCTATAAGATACTTCCTCCAAAGGCATTTATAGCCCGATCGGTTTCTACCGGATATGGAGAAAGCCTTTTTCAGGCCGCTTTGGGTGTGGATGCCGGAGAAGTTGAAACAATCGCACACTACCGTGCCGCCGAATTCTTTTTGCCCGGAGTGGATTTCCTTTTGGATATAGGCGGTCAGGATATGAAATGCCTCCGCATGAAAAACGGAGCGATAAGTTCTATTCAATTAAATGAGGCCTGTTCCTCCGGCTGCGGAAGCTTTTTGGATAATTTTGCCCGCTCCCTCGGAATGAGCATAAGCGAGTTTGCAACCAAAGCCCTTCTTGCCGAAAAACCCGTAGACCTAGGTACAAGGTGTACGGTCTTTATGAACAGCCGTGTTAAACAGGCTCAAAAAGAAGGAGCTTCCGTAGGAGATATTTCTTCGGGTCTTTCATATTCCGTTATAAAAAATGCCCTCTTTAAGGTTATTAAATTGCGCGATGCCTCCGAGGTAGGAAGCAAGGTAATAGTGCAGGGCGGAACCTTTAATAATGATGCGGTTTTGCGCGCCTTTGAGCTTGTTTCCGGAAGGCAGGCTGTCCGCCCCGATGTTGCAGGGCTTATGGGGGCTTACGGAGCCGCCTTAATTGCAAAAGACCAATGGCATGACCTTCAAGAAGAAAATCTTTCCGAAGGAAAAATAAGATCAAATATTGCCGATATGGAAGGCTTGGAAAATTTTAAGGTAAAGCTTGACTTATTGCGCTGTCCTAAATGCCCCAATAACTGCCTCTTGACGGTAAATACATTCGACATATCCGGAGTAAAACGCCGTTTTATCACGGGAAACAGGTGTGAAAGGGGGGCAGAGCTTGATAAAGACAGCGGACTTGAAGAATGTTCATCTCAAGTTTCCGCTAAGGATCACGAAACAGTAAACAAAAAAGATATACCCAACCTCTTTGACTGGAAGTATAAGAGGCTTTTTAAATATAAGCCCATTCCTAAAAATGATGCACCCAGAGGCGAGATAGGAATTCCAAGGGTTTTAAACATGTACGAAAACTATCCGTTCTGGTTTACCTTTTTTACGGAACTTGGTTTTTCGGTTAGAATTTCTCCTCGCTCTACACGGGGAACTTATGAGATGGGACTTGAGTCCATTCCTTCCGAATCGGTTTGTTATCCTGCAAAGATTGCCCACGGACATATTGAAGCCCTCTTAAGATTAGGAGTAAAAAATATTTTCTACCCCTGTATCCCTTATGAAAAAAAAGAAGATGAGGGGGCAGGAAATCATTATAACTGTCCCATCGTTACAAGCTATCCCGAAGTCTTAAAAAACAATATTGATGTTCTTAGGCAGGACGCAAATATAATTTATCTAAATCCATTTTTGCCATATTACGATAAACACCGTTTAATAGACCGTCTTTATGAAGAATTGGGTACAAAGTTTTCGATAAGTTTGGAAGAGATACGAAATGCCGTTAATGCTGCTTGGACTGAAGAAAATAATTTTAAAAAAGAAACGGAAGAAAAGGGCGAAGAAGTCTTGCGTTTAATGAAGGAAAAAAATCTAAAAGGCATTGTGCTTGCAGGCCGCCCCTATCATATTGACCCTGAAATTAACCACGGTATTCCTGAGATGCTAAACGGCCTAGGCCTTGCGGTTTTGACGGAAGATTCTGTGGCGCACTTGGGAAAAATAGAACGCCCCTTGCGTGTTGTTGATCAGTGGACCTATCACAACCGCTTATACAGGGCGGGAAATTTTACTTCAACTCAAGATGATTTGGAATTTATACAGCTTACCAGTTTCGGCTGCGGTTTGGATGCGGTAACAGCCGATCAAGTGCAGGAGATAATAGAATCCAAGGGAAAAATGTACACCCTTATAAAAATAGATGAGGGCTCTAATCTAGGTGCAGTAAGAATAAGGGTAAGAAGCCTCTTGGCTGCCGTAAAGGAAAGAAAAAGAAGCCGGCTTATTTTAAGCAAAAAATCGGCAGCCTATGACAGGATAGTTTTTTCAAAAGAGATGGAAAAGCGGTACACCATTCTGGCTCCTCAAATGTCTCCCATTCATTTTGACCTTATAGGGGCAGCTATTTCTCATTCCGGCTATAACCTTGAGATCCTTACCGATATAGATCAGACTGCCGTTGAATACGGCTTAAAATATATAAATAATGATGCCTGCTATCCTGCAATCATAGTTGCAGGTCAAATGATAGCAGCTTTAAAATCGGGCCGTTATGATTTACGCACCACAGCTCTGGCTATTACCCAAACAGGGGGAGGCTGCCGAGCCACAAACTACATAGGCTTTATAAGGCGTGCCCTCATAGATGCAGGTTTGGGCTTTGTTCCGGTAATAGGTATCAGTGCCCAGTCCATCGAAAAAAACCCCGGCTTTAAATTAAAGCTTCCTGTTTTGCACAGGGTGGCTCAGGCAATGTGTCTCGGCGACCTTTTGATGAGGGTGCTTTACCGTACGCGTCCCTACGAAAAAGTTCCCGGTTCTGCAAACGAAATATATAAAAAATATGCCGTCCTTATCAAGGATGCTATAAAAAAAATGCCGGCCGGAAAATATAAGGAGATCATAAACGGCATTGTACGCGAGTTCGATAATCTACCCTTAAAAAATATTAGAAAACCGCGTGTAGGTGTAGTAGGGGAAATATTGGTTAAATTCCATCCTGCCGCAAATAACGATATTTTCAGCACCATTGAAAGGGAAGGGGCGGAATGCGTTGTTCCCGATCTTTTAGATTTTTTCCTTTATTCTTCAATTTCGGGTATCTATCAAAATACCTATCTCGATTACTCGTTTAAAAAACGTCTCATTGCAAAGCTTGGTATCTGGGTAATGGAAAGATACAGAAGACCCATAAAAAAAGCTTTAAATAAGAGTAAGCGTTTTACTTCTCCTGAGAGCATATACAGATTGGCCGATTCGGTTGACGGAATTTTACAGCTTGGAAATGTTACCGGAGAGGGCTGGTTTTTAACTGCCGAAATGATAGAGCTAATTCATTCGGGCGTTTCAAATATTGCCTGCGTGCAGCCCTTTGCCTGCCTGCCTAATCACGTAACCGGAAAAGGCATGATAAAGGAATTACGCCGCCGTTACCCGGAGGCAAATATTTCGGCCATCGACTTTGACCCGGGCGCCAGCGAAGTAAACCAGCTAAACCGTTTAAAACTCCTTCTCGCCAACGCAAAACCCGGCCTTCACCCCGATGAAACGAAGTGA